Below is a window of Bacteroidales bacterium DNA.
CGGGCGATATTTTTAATGGCGCTTTAGCGGTTGCTTTGGCCGAAAGCCGCTCGTTGATTGAGGCGGTACATTTTGCTTGTAAGGCAGCTGCCATTTCGGTTACACGCATAGGCGCACAATCGTCGGCGCCACGTAGGGAAGAGGTGGATATGTTTAATGAAGTTCATTGCATTAAATGAAATATTGATAAGACAAATCAAAAAATCAAAAAATATGTTTATTGTACACAATTATGGATTAGCAATTATTTTTTGCTTTATTACGATGCTCTGCTGGGGGTCGTGGGGAAATACTCAAAAGTTAGCTGGTAAAACATGGAGATATGAATTGTTTTACTGGGATTACGTTATAGGGATGTTCCTTTTTGCGCTCATTATTGCTTTTACCATGGGCAATGTGGGAAATCAAGGACGTTCTTTCATTCAGGACATGGTACAAGCAAATATGAATAATGTCGGAAGCGCTATTCTTGGTGGAGTTATTTTCAATGTATCCAATATACTGCTTGCCGCATCGGTTTCGCTTGCCGGGATTTCAGTGGCTTTTCCGCTCGGAGTAGGTCTTGCTATGGTAATTGGCGTTATTATAAATTATATGGGTGTGCCAAAGGGAGATCCACTCATTCTTTTCATCGGTGTAGCGCTTGTTGCTGTGGCCATTATTTGTAACGGTGTCGCTTCTGGCAAGGCAGGTAAAAGTTCAGGAAAAAGTAATAACAATCGTAAAGGAATTATACTGGCTATAATAGCGGGTGTGGTCATGGCGTTTTTCTATCGGTTTGTTGCCGCTGCTATGGATCTTAATAATTTTGAAAATCCCGCCCAGGGTATGCTGACACCATATTCTGCCATAGTTGTATTTTCTTTAGGTGTTTTATTAAGCAATTTTATTTTCAACACCTATGCAATGAAATATCCGTTTGTAGGAGCAGCGGTATCTTACAAAGACTATTTTCATGGTAAATTCCCCACCCATCTTATGGGCATACTTGGCGGTGCTATATGGTGTATGGGAACAGCTTTTAGCTATATTGCTGCGGGAAAAGCTGGCGCTGCCGTATCTTATGCATTAGGACAAGGCGCCCCCATGATTGCGGCAATATGGGGTATTTTCATTTGGAAAGAATTTAAAGGCTCCTCAAGCCGTGTTTATGTTTTGTTATCACTTATGTTTTTATTGTTTGTTGTTGGACTTGGGTTAATAGTTTTGGCAGGGGCTAATTAAGATTCATCTAATACTAATAATTAACTTAATCTTTGTACTATATGGAAAGTAAAATAAAAAAAATGAGAAATAAACAGTATTATAGATTTCAATACTGTTTTGGAATGTTATTATTCCTGTTTTTTGGTGTCATTAATGTTACGGCACAGACCATTTCGGGTGTTGTCACCGATAACACTACAGGAGAGCCATTAGTGGGTGTTGTAATTGTAAATAAATTGGACAACAGGCAAAGCGTGTATACCGATAATTATGGTAAATATACTATAAATGTTGCAGCAAATTCAACATTAGTTTTTTCTTATATAGGATATACATCGCAAGAAATTAATGTTGGGGATCAGGTAATAATTAATGTGGCGCTCAGTGAGAATGTTGAATTAATTGATGAAGTAGTTGTTATTGGATATGGATCTATTAAGAAAAAGGACTTAACAGGTGCCGTGTCGGTTATCAAATCTGAGAGCTTGAGAGACCGGTCATCTTCAAATGTTATAAGTTCGTTGAGAGGACTTGCCTCTGGAGTAAAAGTTACTTCCAGCGGATTGCCTGGACAAAGCGCTTTTATAACTATACGCGGCTTGGGAAGTTTGACAAATAATAGTCCTTTGTTTATAATTGATGGGTTAATTGGAAGCTCGGATGTGCATATTAATGTTTCTGATATCGAATCTGTACAAATACTTAAAGATGCATCTTCTGCGGCTATTTATGGCTCGCGTGCAGCAAATGGGGTAGTAATTATTACTACTAAACAAGGACAAAAAGGTCCGTTAAAAGTTGAATTTGATGCAAACCTGACTGTTTCATGGCTGCCTCGTTATGACTTAATGGATGCCGAAACATGGAAGCATTTTGATGATATGGCTTATGATGAAGCTATACTTTCAGGAGTAGCGGGCGTTTTAAGGCGACAAAATCATTATGACGGAAATTCTGATTGGCAAAAAGAAATGTTGCGTACCGGCATACTTCACAATTACAATGTGTCATTTTCGGGAGGAAGCGACTGGGGAAAATATTTCGTTTCATTAAACAGGATGATAGATGAAGGAGCGCTTTACAGTACGGGTTATGACAGATATGCGTTCCGTGTGAATTCAAGCGGCAAAAAAGGTATTTTCTCTTACGGCGAGAATTTCTTCTTTTCGACATCAAACAGAAAAAATTTGAATGGGAATCCCTGGTCTGATTTTATTGCGATTTCGCCAACTATTCCTGTTTATGACGAAACACATCCCGGCGGATATGGCTATGGAGACCCCGACAGAGCAAATAATTACGGACGAAATCTTGTGGCCATGCAAGAATTATTTGTGCAGGATAATCCGGAAAAATTCCTCAGAGGTAATATTTATGGACAAATTTCATTGTTCAATATGGTCTCTGCAAAATTAAACGTATCCTATTCAAGTTATCTTGGCGTTACAAACACATTGCGGAAAAGAGGCAATTGGACTATGGGACAGGGAAGCGATGAGCCGTATATATCATTTGAAAGTTATCGTAGTGATGGCGTTGTGATAGAGCAAACGTATGACTTTAAACATAAATTCGGCAAACACGATATAGATGCTGTTGCCGGTATTAGTTATGATATGTTTAAAAGCAATTCTAACTGGACAACAAAACAAACGCCGTTAACCATAGGTGATAAATATATAGAATCTATAGGATCAGCAACTGGCTCCACTGCGGGCGGTGGGGGATATGAAAAAGCGGCTCTTATTTCTTATTTCGGGCGATTGAACTATTCGTACGATGATCGGTATTTATTACAGGCAACGATGCGTAGAGACGGGACATCACGGTTGCCCCAAAACACACGGTGGGGGACTTTTGCATCTTTTTCTTTGGGATGGAGAATATGCAAAGAAGCATTTTTTAATGTGCCATTTATTAACGATTTGAAGATAAGGGCAAATTACGGAACATTAGGCAGCAGCAACATAGGATACTGGGATTATCAAGAAACCATAAATATAGCTCCGCGTGCCGTATTTGGCTCACCCGAATATCAACTTGTTGGCATGACGCAATCGAGAATATCGAACAACAATCTTGTATGGGAAAAAAATACACAGGCAAACATAGGCTTGGATGCGGGCTTTCTCAATAACAGGCTAAATTTCACTTTCGAATATTTTAATTCTAAAAGTACGGATTTGTTGGTTTATTTGCCGATATTGATGTCTTCTGGAAATGAAGGCGGTAATCCGGCCGTAAATGCAGCAAGTTTGCGCAATACGGGGATAGAAATAGACTTAGGTTGGAAAGATCAAATAGGAAAAGATTTTTCTTATTCGGCATCACTTAATTTTTCAATTACGCGTAATAAAATACTTGATTTAGGCTATGGACGCACTGTATATTATGAGTCATTGTCGAAGGCCGAAATCGGCCAACCACTTGGGATGTTTTATCTTTACAAAATGTTGGGTATTTTCCAGTCCGAAGCAGATGTGCAAAATTACGTTAGTTCACAGGGGAAAATTATTCAACCGAATGCACTTCCCGGCGATATTATATACGATGACTATAATGATGATGGGATAATATCATCTGAAGACAGGCAGATAGTCGGCAATCCTTGGCCTGCTTTTGAAGCCGGCCTCTCGATAAGTGCAATATACAAAAGTTTTGATTTAAGTATAAACGGCTATGGACGTTTTGGCTATGATGTGTGGAATGGCTCGGCGGCAGCAACAGTTGACTTTACCGGAAATCAGAATAATTTTAACGGTATTGTTCCCTGGACACCCGAAAGACCCGTAACCAATTTTCCACGTATTGTATATGGGGACACAAGAAATTCCCGCGGCGATCAGGATCGTTGGCTCGAAGACGGTTCATTCTATAGAATAAGCGAGATATCATTAGGATATACATTGCCGAATCTGATTTGTGCAAAAATTGGTATTGACAATCTACGTTTAGGTGTTACATTGCAAAATTTGATTACGTTTACAAAATATTCGGGATTAGATCCTGAATTTCGCGATTCGGGAATATTTACACTGTCTTCAGATGGCTGTTCATTCCCCAATCCTCGTGCAGTATTATTTTCATTATCGTTCATGTTCTAAAAATATATAACTATGAAAAAGTTTTATTACAGTATAATATTTTTAATGTTTGCCCTGTTATCATGCAGCGAATCGTTGCTCGATATTAACAACGAAAATTCTATTAACAGTGGCGTGTTTTGGAAAACCGAATCTGATATAGAAAGTGGCGTAATAGCCATTTATAACATGTTTTATCGACAAGGGACATGGACCCGTAATATGCACACACAAATGCAAGGGATGTCAGATGATGGTGTTTCATATGCGGGCTGGACCGAATTGAATGAATATACAAAATTTATCTTTACCGATTATAATTTTAGTGAAGTCAATACTAAAATATGGCGAGAGCATTATGTCGCTATTTATCGGGCAAACCAAGTGCTTGACAAAATTGATGATGTGGTGTTTGCCGATGATAATCACAAGCAGGATTTGATAGGACAGGCAAAGTTTTTGCGTGCATTTTACTATTTTTATTTGACCGCATTGTGGGATAATGTTCCCTTAGTGCTTCATATTTCATCGGCAGATGATAAGCCTGAACAAAAAACAGCAGATGAGATTTTCACCCAAATTGAAGAGGATTTGAAGGATGCCTTTTTAAAACTTCCTGCCACACGAGAGACCAACGAGTATGGACGACCAACTAAAGGAGCAGCCTATGGATTACTTGCAAAAACTTATATGCAGCATCATAGATACGCAGATGCAATTACCTGTTTTGAATGGGTGATAGACGGTGAGGGGAAAAACTATTACGATCTTATGCCTGATTATGGTGACAACTTCCGAAATACTACCGAAAACAATAAAGAATCACTCTATGAGATACAATTTTCATTGATGAATAGAGTAGGGTTCGACCAAACCGACAACTATCTTGACCCTAATGCACAGCTTGGCACTCAAATTGAAATGAATCAAGCCCCAAAAGGTTTGGGTTGGAATAATATTGAAGCCCGACGCTGGCTGGTTGATTATTTCAAACGGGAAAAAACAGTCGATAATAAAAATGATATCCGTTTGTTCTATAGTGTATGGTATAATGATGCTGCAACAGATTTTCCGGATAAAAATGCTACTGTATATGGACTTCCATGGAGTTTCGACGCAACGTGGTCAGACCGTGTATTTATTAAAAAATACAGTACGGATGTTTATCCTTTATATTATTGGAACGACAATAATTTTAGAATATTACGATATTCGGATATGTTATTGTTATATGCAGAGGCATTGAATGAAAACAGCGCTACGCCACCTACAAAAGCGGTGGAATGTTTGAATCGTGTTCGTCAACGTGTGAATTTGCCGACAATTCAAAATAGTACATATTATAATGGATCACAAATTATTGGAAATAAAGACACATTTAGAGAACATCTTAAAATTGAACGTGGCTTGGAACTTGCATTGGAATGTGTGCGCTGGATTGATTTGAAACGCTGGGGATTGGATAATCAAACTGTCATAAACGAGTTGAAAAACAGAGATGCTGATTTTAATAATTTCATAGTGGGAAAATCACATTGTATGCCTATTCCCCAGAGTGAAGTAGATAACAATCCAAATCTTTCGCAAAATACAAATTATTAATATTTGTTATAATTATGAGAAACTATTATTTCATGTCAATAGTAATAACAATATCATTGTTTGTTTCTTCGTGCGAAAGGGGAAAGAATAATGAAAAAATTATAACGCCTGAAGTACAATATGAATTCAGTGGCGGGGCTGGGCATTACAACTATGCACCAAGTATTATTCAAGATAAATATGGGATTCGTTATGGTTTTATATGTCAAAATCGCGATCCTTTCAAAATCGTAGATTATGTTTATTTATACAAAGGAATTCCAACAAAAGAAGGATACAAATGGCAATCCGGGACAATGATAATTGAGCCTTCTGAAAGCGGATGGGATAATTGCCACATATGCGACCCGGATGTGAGAGAATTCAAAACGACCTACAACGGTGAGACGTATAACTGGATAATGACCTATTTAGGTGTTGACCAATGGGATTGTAACCACAATCAAATCGGATTAGCAATATCTAAAAATATTGAAGGCCCGTATATAAAATTTGACAAAAATCCGCTGATTACTTATATCGACAGAAGCAAATGGGGCGTCGGGCAAAGTACAACTGTGGTGTTGGATAGTACTGTTATACGCTTGTTTTATTCAAATTCAAATGGCGGATTTACTTATCGCGATATTAAAATAAATAATTTGAACGATATAAAATTTGGTGAAGAAAAGAAAATATCGGGTATGGGTGGGAACAATTATCCTGCGTATTCGCAAAAAAATGTTTATATGGTTTCGGAACGAAGAATAGAAATGGACGAACAAATTCCGACTTGGGTCGGGAATGTGTCGGAATTGACATATATTCCTGTTGACCAAGATTTGAGCACGCCAGGTGATCAGTGGATTAAGATAGGACATGTAGGTCCTGCTAAATCCGGATTCCCACGAAATCATAATCCCGGAATTTTGACGGATACACGAGGATATATGTTAAACGACGATGAACTTATCATGTATTTCACACCTGCGGTAACGGGCGAAGACTGGCTTTGGAGCTACGATTTATATTCTGCATGTTTCGACTTGAAATTTTTTTTTGATAAATAAACTGTTAAATTATGAAAAGAAAGTCATTTATTTTAATAACACTCTTGTCTTTAGGTTTAGTGTCTTACTCAAACAATACACCTAAATATCAAGAAAAAATTAAACTAATATTCGAAACAGATATTGGTAACGATGTGGATGATGCTTTGGCTTTGGATATGATATATAAATACATGGAAGCCGGCAAAGTAGATTTATTGGCTATAATGAGCAATAAAAACAGTAAATACGCTGCTGAATTTACAGATATTATGGCCACATGGTATGGGCATGCCAATGTGCCCATTGGTATTGTAAAAGATGGCGTAGATAGCGAAAGTGATGCCGTTAATTATGCACGTGCTGTTTGTGAAATTACTGTGGATGGTAAACCTGCGTTTGAGCGTACTTTAACCGATTACGAGTCGCTTCCTGAAGCAGTTGTGTTATATCGTAAAATATTGGCTCAACAGCCCAATCATTCTGTAGATATTGTTTCTGTTGGTTTTTCTACGAATATTGTGAAGCTGTTGGATTCGCCGGCTGATGAGTATTCGCCG
It encodes the following:
- a CDS encoding PfkB family carbohydrate kinase — its product is GDIFNGALAVALAESRSLIEAVHFACKAAAISVTRIGAQSSAPRREEVDMFNEVHCIK
- a CDS encoding nucleoside hydrolase, whose product is MKRKSFILITLLSLGLVSYSNNTPKYQEKIKLIFETDIGNDVDDALALDMIYKYMEAGKVDLLAIMSNKNSKYAAEFTDIMATWYGHANVPIGIVKDGVDSESDAVNYARAVCEITVDGKPAFERTLTDYESLPEAVVLYRKILAQQPNHSVDIVSVGFSTNIVKLLDSPADEYSPLTGKELIAAKVKQLVIMAGSFGEKPLKEYNVVKDIPAAQKIFSEWPTSVVATPFEVGIKIEYPAASIENDLDWGVLHPMVEAYKAYLPMPYDRPTWDLTAVLYAAEPDSVFMNKSPNGIISIDTAGYSIFTADGSGKHIYLEVNDEQVKKIKDYFVRLITKKPLKYSEQ
- a CDS encoding GRP family sugar transporter, translating into MFIVHNYGLAIIFCFITMLCWGSWGNTQKLAGKTWRYELFYWDYVIGMFLFALIIAFTMGNVGNQGRSFIQDMVQANMNNVGSAILGGVIFNVSNILLAASVSLAGISVAFPLGVGLAMVIGVIINYMGVPKGDPLILFIGVALVAVAIICNGVASGKAGKSSGKSNNNRKGIILAIIAGVVMAFFYRFVAAAMDLNNFENPAQGMLTPYSAIVVFSLGVLLSNFIFNTYAMKYPFVGAAVSYKDYFHGKFPTHLMGILGGAIWCMGTAFSYIAAGKAGAAVSYALGQGAPMIAAIWGIFIWKEFKGSSSRVYVLLSLMFLLFVVGLGLIVLAGAN
- a CDS encoding RagB/SusD family nutrient uptake outer membrane protein, which translates into the protein MKKFYYSIIFLMFALLSCSESLLDINNENSINSGVFWKTESDIESGVIAIYNMFYRQGTWTRNMHTQMQGMSDDGVSYAGWTELNEYTKFIFTDYNFSEVNTKIWREHYVAIYRANQVLDKIDDVVFADDNHKQDLIGQAKFLRAFYYFYLTALWDNVPLVLHISSADDKPEQKTADEIFTQIEEDLKDAFLKLPATRETNEYGRPTKGAAYGLLAKTYMQHHRYADAITCFEWVIDGEGKNYYDLMPDYGDNFRNTTENNKESLYEIQFSLMNRVGFDQTDNYLDPNAQLGTQIEMNQAPKGLGWNNIEARRWLVDYFKREKTVDNKNDIRLFYSVWYNDAATDFPDKNATVYGLPWSFDATWSDRVFIKKYSTDVYPLYYWNDNNFRILRYSDMLLLYAEALNENSATPPTKAVECLNRVRQRVNLPTIQNSTYYNGSQIIGNKDTFREHLKIERGLELALECVRWIDLKRWGLDNQTVINELKNRDADFNNFIVGKSHCMPIPQSEVDNNPNLSQNTNY
- a CDS encoding TonB-dependent receptor, producing MRNKQYYRFQYCFGMLLFLFFGVINVTAQTISGVVTDNTTGEPLVGVVIVNKLDNRQSVYTDNYGKYTINVAANSTLVFSYIGYTSQEINVGDQVIINVALSENVELIDEVVVIGYGSIKKKDLTGAVSVIKSESLRDRSSSNVISSLRGLASGVKVTSSGLPGQSAFITIRGLGSLTNNSPLFIIDGLIGSSDVHINVSDIESVQILKDASSAAIYGSRAANGVVIITTKQGQKGPLKVEFDANLTVSWLPRYDLMDAETWKHFDDMAYDEAILSGVAGVLRRQNHYDGNSDWQKEMLRTGILHNYNVSFSGGSDWGKYFVSLNRMIDEGALYSTGYDRYAFRVNSSGKKGIFSYGENFFFSTSNRKNLNGNPWSDFIAISPTIPVYDETHPGGYGYGDPDRANNYGRNLVAMQELFVQDNPEKFLRGNIYGQISLFNMVSAKLNVSYSSYLGVTNTLRKRGNWTMGQGSDEPYISFESYRSDGVVIEQTYDFKHKFGKHDIDAVAGISYDMFKSNSNWTTKQTPLTIGDKYIESIGSATGSTAGGGGYEKAALISYFGRLNYSYDDRYLLQATMRRDGTSRLPQNTRWGTFASFSLGWRICKEAFFNVPFINDLKIRANYGTLGSSNIGYWDYQETINIAPRAVFGSPEYQLVGMTQSRISNNNLVWEKNTQANIGLDAGFLNNRLNFTFEYFNSKSTDLLVYLPILMSSGNEGGNPAVNAASLRNTGIEIDLGWKDQIGKDFSYSASLNFSITRNKILDLGYGRTVYYESLSKAEIGQPLGMFYLYKMLGIFQSEADVQNYVSSQGKIIQPNALPGDIIYDDYNDDGIISSEDRQIVGNPWPAFEAGLSISAIYKSFDLSINGYGRFGYDVWNGSAAATVDFTGNQNNFNGIVPWTPERPVTNFPRIVYGDTRNSRGDQDRWLEDGSFYRISEISLGYTLPNLICAKIGIDNLRLGVTLQNLITFTKYSGLDPEFRDSGIFTLSSDGCSFPNPRAVLFSLSFMF